In Erigeron canadensis isolate Cc75 chromosome 7, C_canadensis_v1, whole genome shotgun sequence, one DNA window encodes the following:
- the LOC122608793 gene encoding uncharacterized protein LOC122608793, which produces MLSAKISWEGETPLHLAIYQSHNNPEFVENLINKIETTSLPTLVNIYGYTTLHYAATVGNTRVAKMLVDKNPILLFVANNDHDLPLLTALRNYQEKTFLYLLQETKLHIGLSQNDGCQNPFEGKQGSLLLCGAIGRGYLDFAYELICQYPNLATSNVDNNQTPLWSIVNNQDVYLSSTPYNSYQRFIYSYMTTGNNIVDNKNKDSMIPDIENPGIYNTKCKSSYCYTVIRRIYATIWKAALHVPHIRRIREEKLKHNKGMMILERICEEICKMEDANQICELVDGAFNTAVLNDIPEVIETIVGFLPHAIWTRNNDHYLPQVVARCRSEMVFRYLEVNGRNDLFRGVYDMQNNENILHLAGKSAPMSKLNLISGAALQMQKEVQWFKKIEKFVLPSAKESRNRQRDTPIMVFRGEHKDLRKEGEEWMKKTSDSYTITAALIITIVFAAAITVPGGNDQNTGIPIYETKAPFIIFAVSDAISLFTSTTSLLLFLSILTSRYHEDDFLYKLPKRLIFGLVMLFISVTSMMLAFSATLYIMFGQGRAWIIIPIATLACLPIATYVMLQFPLLVELISSTYGHTIYPQRCRVNLDDYDSNGIPIMRHGIYAR; this is translated from the exons ATGTTAAGTGCTAAAATAAGCTGGGAAGGAGAAACCCCCCTCCACCTTGCGATTTACCAATCGCACAATAATCCCGAGTTTGTTGAAAATCTCATCAACAAAATCGAGACGACATCACTTCCAACTCTTGTGAATATTTATGGGTACACTACACTGCACTATGCTGCAACAGTTGGTAACACCCGGGTTGCAAAGATGTTGGTGGACAAAAACCCAATTTTGTTATTCGTTGCCAATAATGATCATGATTTGCCTCTACTTACCGCGCTTCGCAATTATCAAGAAAAAACTTTTCTATATTTGCTTcaagaaacaaaattacatATTGGGCTCTCTCAAAATGATGGTTGTCAAAATCCTTTTGAGGGCAAACAGGGTTCTTTGCTTCTATGTGGAGCAATCGGACGAGGATATTTGG ATTTTGCATATGAGTTGATCTGCCAGTATCCTAACTTGGCTACATCAAACGTGGACAACAATCAAACACCATTGTGGTCAATTGTGAATAATCAAGACGTGTATTTAAGTTCAACACCCTACAACTCCTATCAACGATTTATCTATTCTT ataTGACTACCGGGAACAACATTGTagacaataaaaataaagatagcATGATCCCGGATATTGAGAACCCTGGGATATATAACACCAAGTGCAAGAGTAGCTACTGTTATACAG TAATCCGGAGGATTTATGCCACTATTTGGAAAGCTGCATTACATG TGCCACACATCAGACGCATCCGAGAAGAAAAACTAAAACACAATAAAGGTATGATGATACTAGAGCGTATATGTGAAGAGATTTGTAAAATGGAGGATGCGAATCAGATTTGCGAACTTGTTGATGGGGCATTTAATACGGCTGTATTAAACGATATTCCGGAGGTAATCGAAACAATCGTTGGATTTTTGCCACATGCAATTTGGACTAGGAACAATGATCATTACCTTCCACAAGTTGTAGCAAGATGCCGTTCTGAAATGGTTTTTAGGTATTTGGAGGTGAATGGAAGAAATGATCTATTTCGGGGAGTCTATGACAtgcaaaataatgaaaatattttgcACTTGGCTGGAAAATCGGCACCTATGTCAAAACTCAATCTCATTTCTGGTGCTGCTCTCCAAATGCAAAAGGAGGTACAATGGTTTAAG AAAATAGAGAAGTTTGTGCTTCCTAGTGCCAAAGAAAGCAGGAACCGTCAACGAGATACGCCGATTATGGTGTTCAGAGGAGAACACAAGGATCTAAGAAAAGAAGGTGAAGAGTGGATGAAAAAGACATCAGATTCGTACACAATCACGGCTGCCCTCATCATTACTATAGTTTTTGCAGCAGCCATTACCGTACCAGGCGGAAATGATCAAAATACCGGGATACCAATTTATGAAACAAAAGCCCCTTTCATCATATTTGCGGTCTCGGATGCAATCTCACTGTTCACATCCACTACGTCATTGTTGTTGTTTCTATCCATTCTCACATCTCGTTATCATGAGGATGACTTCCTCTACAAGTTACCTAAGCGATTGATATTTGGTCTAGTGATGCTTTTCATCTCTGTGACATCCATGATGCTCGCATTTAGCGCAACCCTATATATTATGTTTGGACAAGGAAGGGCATGGATCATAATTCCCATAGCTACATTAGCATGTCTCCCAATTGCTACATATGTGATGTTACAATTTCCGTTGCTTGTTGAGCTCATCTCTTCAACATATGGTCATACAATCTATCCTCAAAGATGTCGAGTTAATCTTGATGACTATGATTCAAATGGAATCCCAATAATGCGTCACGGCATATATGCGAGGTGA